In the Streptomyces sp. 840.1 genome, one interval contains:
- a CDS encoding ROK family transcriptional regulator, giving the protein MPASPSTARAINDRLALRHLQQDGPLTATQLKTLTGLSRPTVADLVERLQGAGLVRVVGEAGAERRGPNARLYGIVSDRAHLAALDVRTGSLAVVVADLLGETLAEATLPIGDETATDDAVEQAVALLERTARRAGTAPLHSVGIGAPGLIDPVTGELRDTTGLPAWHRTLVRALQQRLPATVLVENETNLAAVAEHRAGAARDHDTFVLMWLGHGVGAAVMLDGKLRRGASGGAGEIGFMPVPGTVGTPSAVNCDGGFHSLVGSASLCELAAAHGIGAPAGGREPGSAAAVRSALAGEGDSEAFLDALADRLALGASSVVSVLDPGCVLLSGEVGLAGGDALAARVEERLAMMSPLRTEVRAGLLGGTAVLRGALLAAREAAQDALFMPDRSSPSGV; this is encoded by the coding sequence ATGCCCGCATCACCGAGCACCGCCAGGGCCATCAACGACCGGCTCGCCCTGCGGCACCTCCAGCAGGACGGCCCGCTGACGGCCACGCAGCTGAAGACCCTGACGGGACTCTCCCGGCCCACCGTCGCCGACCTGGTCGAACGGCTTCAGGGCGCGGGCCTGGTCCGGGTCGTCGGAGAGGCCGGCGCCGAGCGCCGCGGACCCAACGCCCGGCTCTACGGGATCGTCTCGGACCGCGCCCACCTGGCCGCGCTCGACGTCCGCACCGGCAGCCTCGCCGTGGTCGTCGCCGACCTCCTGGGCGAGACACTGGCCGAGGCCACGCTGCCGATCGGCGACGAGACCGCCACGGACGACGCCGTCGAACAGGCCGTGGCCCTCCTGGAACGCACCGCGCGACGGGCCGGCACCGCACCCCTGCACAGCGTCGGCATCGGCGCCCCCGGCCTGATCGACCCGGTCACCGGGGAACTCCGCGACACCACGGGGCTGCCCGCCTGGCATCGCACCCTGGTGCGCGCGCTCCAGCAGCGGCTGCCCGCGACCGTGCTCGTCGAGAACGAGACCAATCTCGCCGCCGTCGCCGAACACCGCGCCGGCGCGGCCCGCGACCACGACACCTTCGTCCTGATGTGGCTCGGACACGGCGTCGGGGCGGCCGTCATGCTGGACGGGAAGCTGCGCCGAGGGGCCTCGGGCGGGGCGGGCGAGATCGGCTTCATGCCGGTCCCCGGCACCGTCGGCACCCCCTCGGCCGTCAACTGCGACGGCGGCTTTCACTCCTTGGTGGGATCGGCGTCGCTCTGCGAACTGGCGGCCGCCCACGGCATCGGCGCCCCGGCCGGCGGCCGGGAGCCGGGCTCGGCGGCCGCCGTCCGCTCCGCCCTCGCGGGGGAGGGCGACAGCGAGGCGTTCCTCGACGCGCTCGCCGACCGGCTCGCCCTGGGCGCGTCCTCCGTCGTCTCGGTCCTGGACCCGGGGTGCGTGCTGCTCTCGGGCGAGGTCGGCCTCGCGGGCGGCGACGCGCTGGCCGCCCGGGTCGAGGAGCGGCTGGCCATGATGTCCCCGCTGCGCACCGAGGTCAGGGCCGGCCTGCTCGGCGGCACCGCGGTCCTGCGCGGCGCGCTGCTCGCGGCACGGGAGGCGGCGCAGGACGCGCTGTTCATGCCGGACAGATCCAGCCCGTCCGGCGTTTGA
- the ribD gene encoding bifunctional diaminohydroxyphosphoribosylaminopyrimidine deaminase/5-amino-6-(5-phosphoribosylamino)uracil reductase RibD: MDTAADTTAMRRAIALAARGLGSTSPNPVVGCVVLDASGRPAGEGFHQRAGGPHAEVHALRAAGEKARGGTAYVTLEPCNHTGRTGPCAQALIEAGIARVVYAVGDPNPQATGGGDTLRAAGVKAEQGLLAEEAEQGNTAWLTSVRLGRPHVTWKYAATLDGRIAAADATSRWITSAESRADVHRLRAEADAVLVGSGTARTDDPQLGVRGIDGAVQPLRVVVDTAATAVRPGARVLDDVAPTLIAVAEDADARHLPDGAVLRLPRAGAGRGLDIHALLAALHGRGIRSVLLEGGPTLAGAFVAAGAVDRIVGYLAPVLLGAGPAALADAGIPTISKALRLQVTETVRIGPDLRITAVPGPAPKGN; the protein is encoded by the coding sequence GTGGACACCGCAGCCGACACCACCGCAATGCGCCGAGCCATCGCGCTCGCAGCCCGCGGTCTCGGCTCCACCAGCCCCAATCCGGTGGTCGGATGTGTCGTTCTCGACGCCTCGGGCCGGCCGGCCGGTGAGGGCTTCCACCAGCGCGCCGGAGGGCCCCACGCCGAGGTCCACGCCCTGCGCGCGGCCGGCGAGAAGGCGCGCGGCGGTACCGCCTACGTCACCCTCGAACCCTGTAACCACACCGGACGCACCGGCCCCTGCGCACAGGCGCTGATCGAGGCCGGGATCGCCCGCGTCGTGTACGCGGTCGGTGACCCGAACCCGCAGGCCACCGGCGGCGGGGACACCCTGCGCGCCGCCGGCGTCAAGGCCGAGCAGGGGCTGCTCGCCGAGGAGGCCGAGCAGGGCAACACCGCCTGGCTGACCTCCGTACGGCTGGGCCGCCCCCACGTCACCTGGAAGTACGCGGCCACCCTGGACGGCCGGATCGCGGCCGCCGACGCCACCAGCCGCTGGATCACCTCCGCCGAGTCCCGCGCCGACGTCCACCGGCTGCGCGCCGAGGCGGACGCCGTGCTGGTCGGCTCCGGCACCGCCCGCACCGACGACCCCCAGCTCGGGGTCAGGGGCATCGACGGCGCGGTCCAGCCGCTGCGGGTCGTCGTCGACACCGCCGCCACCGCCGTACGCCCCGGAGCCCGGGTCCTCGACGACGTCGCGCCCACCCTGATCGCGGTCGCCGAGGACGCCGACGCCCGCCACCTCCCCGACGGGGCCGTCCTGCGGCTGCCGCGGGCCGGGGCGGGCCGCGGCCTCGACATCCATGCACTGCTCGCCGCCCTCCACGGGCGCGGCATCCGCTCCGTACTCCTCGAGGGCGGACCGACCCTGGCCGGGGCCTTCGTCGCGGCGGGAGCGGTCGACCGGATCGTCGGCTATCTCGCCCCCGTGCTCCTCGGCGCCGGCCCCGCGGCCCTCGCCGACGCCGGAATCCCCACCATCTCCAAGGCGTTGCGCCTCCAGGTGACCGAGACCGTGCGAATCGGCCCCGACCTGCGCATCACCGCCGTCCCCGGCCCTGCTCCGAAGGGAAACTGA
- a CDS encoding riboflavin synthase: MFTGIVEELGEVTAVENLGDSSRFRLRGPVVTEGAKHGDSIAVNGVCLTVVDHGEQEFTADVMAETLNRSSLGALRAGSRVNLERPMAVGGRLGGHIVQGHVDGTGRIVERTPSENWEIVKVSLPAELTRYVVEKGSITVDGVSLTVVDAGPDYFTISLIPTTLALTTLGHKQPGDPVNLEVDVIAKYVERLLGHRAQEPEEPVK; encoded by the coding sequence GTGTTCACCGGAATTGTCGAAGAACTGGGTGAGGTCACCGCCGTCGAGAACCTCGGCGACTCCTCCCGATTCCGCCTGCGCGGGCCCGTGGTCACCGAGGGCGCCAAGCACGGCGACTCGATCGCCGTCAACGGCGTCTGCCTGACCGTCGTCGACCACGGCGAGCAGGAGTTCACCGCCGATGTGATGGCCGAGACGCTGAACCGGTCCAGCCTGGGCGCTCTGCGGGCGGGCTCCCGGGTCAACCTGGAGCGGCCCATGGCGGTCGGCGGCCGGCTCGGCGGGCACATCGTGCAGGGCCACGTGGACGGCACGGGCCGCATCGTCGAGCGCACGCCCTCCGAGAACTGGGAGATCGTGAAGGTCTCCCTCCCCGCCGAGCTCACCAGGTACGTGGTGGAGAAGGGTTCGATCACCGTCGACGGCGTGAGCCTGACCGTGGTGGACGCCGGACCCGACTACTTCACCATCAGCCTCATCCCCACCACCCTCGCCCTGACCACGCTCGGCCACAAGCAGCCCGGCGACCCGGTCAACCTGGAGGTGGACGTCATCGCGAAGTACGTCGAGCGGCTGCTCGGCCACCGCGCGCAGGAGCCCGAGGAGCCGGTGAAGTGA
- a CDS encoding nicotinamide mononucleotide transporter family protein, with the protein MSALHWLNSEAFTVFDQHIIWSDMIGNTIGLIALTLGWLRSIWTWPAQLLSGVVLVAANVSVHQAGSVGKQVIVIAVAVWGWQQWTRGRQQAQDGTIAVRFATWRERGYLLGGAAVGTLAVGGLFTAFPSLSWSPWADAYIFAGTLVAMLAQARGMVEFWFAWLLVDLVGVPLNFHSGLAFSGLIYVVYGALVLWGMRDWWLRTRTPALEGATA; encoded by the coding sequence GTGAGCGCCCTGCACTGGCTGAACTCGGAGGCGTTCACCGTCTTCGACCAGCACATCATCTGGTCCGACATGATCGGCAACACGATCGGTCTGATCGCCCTCACCCTGGGCTGGCTCCGCTCGATCTGGACCTGGCCCGCCCAGCTGCTGTCCGGCGTCGTCCTGGTCGCCGCCAACGTCTCCGTGCACCAGGCGGGCAGCGTCGGCAAGCAGGTCATCGTCATCGCGGTGGCCGTCTGGGGCTGGCAGCAGTGGACCCGGGGCAGGCAGCAGGCCCAGGACGGCACCATCGCCGTACGGTTCGCCACCTGGCGCGAGCGCGGCTACCTGCTCGGCGGGGCCGCGGTCGGCACCCTCGCGGTCGGCGGCCTGTTCACCGCCTTCCCCTCGCTCTCCTGGAGCCCGTGGGCGGACGCGTACATATTCGCCGGCACTCTCGTGGCGATGCTCGCCCAGGCCCGGGGCATGGTCGAGTTCTGGTTCGCCTGGCTCCTCGTCGACCTGGTCGGCGTACCGCTCAACTTCCACAGCGGTCTCGCCTTCTCCGGTCTCATCTACGTCGTCTACGGGGCCCTCGTCCTGTGGGGCATGCGCGACTGGTGGCTGCGTACGCGGACACCCGCTCTGGAAGGAGCCACGGCATGA
- a CDS encoding bifunctional 3,4-dihydroxy-2-butanone-4-phosphate synthase/GTP cyclohydrolase II — protein sequence MTAQPTWLHREQHAPADDLALDPVEQAIRDIAAGRPVVVVDDEDRENEGDLVIAAEKATPEIVAFMMSECRGLICAPMENDELERLELPQMVGHNTESMKTAFTVSVDASAAHGVTTGISAADRAATLRLLAGGVAGPGDFVRPGHVFPLRARTGGVLVRNGHTEAAVDLARLAGLRPAGAIVEIAGEDGVMLRLPQLVPFARKHGLTIISIEDLIAYRRTSEPTVRREAEVRLPTDFGAFTAYGYRSTVDGVEHVALVHGDIGDGDDVLVRVHSECLTGDIFQSERCDCGPQLHASMRRITDEGRGVVVYLRGHEGRGIGLVSKLRAYELQERGVDTLDANLELGLPADARDYAAGAQILKDLGVRSLRLMTNNPDKTAAILRHGLAVTGREPMPVQAGEHNLRYLRTKRDRMGHDLPWLDAAKVSTCGNQ from the coding sequence ATGACTGCCCAGCCCACCTGGTTGCACCGGGAACAGCACGCACCCGCCGACGACCTCGCCCTCGACCCCGTCGAGCAGGCAATCCGCGACATCGCGGCCGGCCGGCCCGTCGTGGTCGTCGACGACGAGGACCGGGAGAACGAGGGCGACCTCGTCATCGCGGCCGAGAAGGCCACCCCCGAGATCGTCGCCTTCATGATGAGCGAGTGCCGGGGACTGATCTGCGCGCCCATGGAGAACGACGAGCTGGAACGGCTCGAACTCCCGCAGATGGTCGGCCACAACACCGAGTCGATGAAGACGGCCTTCACCGTCTCCGTCGACGCCTCGGCCGCGCACGGCGTGACCACCGGCATCTCCGCCGCCGACCGGGCCGCCACACTCCGGCTGCTCGCCGGCGGCGTCGCGGGCCCCGGTGACTTCGTACGCCCCGGCCACGTCTTCCCGCTCCGCGCCCGCACCGGCGGCGTGCTCGTGCGCAACGGGCACACCGAGGCCGCCGTCGACCTCGCCCGGCTCGCCGGACTGCGGCCCGCCGGGGCGATCGTGGAGATCGCGGGCGAGGACGGCGTCATGCTGCGCCTTCCCCAGCTCGTCCCGTTCGCCCGCAAGCACGGCCTCACGATCATCTCCATCGAGGACCTGATCGCCTACCGCCGTACCTCCGAGCCGACCGTCCGCCGCGAGGCCGAGGTCCGGCTGCCGACGGACTTCGGCGCGTTCACCGCGTACGGCTACCGCTCCACCGTGGACGGCGTCGAGCACGTCGCCCTGGTCCACGGAGACATCGGGGACGGCGACGACGTCCTGGTACGGGTCCACTCCGAGTGCCTGACGGGCGACATCTTCCAGTCCGAGCGCTGCGACTGCGGCCCCCAGCTGCACGCCTCCATGCGGCGCATCACGGACGAGGGACGCGGCGTCGTCGTCTACCTGCGCGGCCACGAGGGACGCGGCATCGGGCTGGTCTCCAAGCTGCGCGCGTACGAACTCCAGGAGCGCGGCGTCGACACCCTCGACGCCAACCTGGAGCTCGGGCTGCCCGCCGACGCCCGCGACTACGCGGCCGGCGCGCAGATCCTCAAGGACCTCGGCGTCCGCAGCCTGCGCCTGATGACGAACAACCCCGACAAGACCGCCGCGATCCTGCGGCACGGCCTGGCCGTCACCGGCCGGGAACCGATGCCCGTCCAGGCCGGCGAGCACAATCTGCGCTACCTGCGCACCAAGCGGGACCGCATGGGCCACGACCTGCCCTGGCTCGACGCCGCCAAGGTGTCGACCTGCGGCAACCAGTAG
- the ribH gene encoding 6,7-dimethyl-8-ribityllumazine synthase, with protein MSGKGAPELSVRNCGDLRVAVVAAQWHEKVMDGLVDGALRALHELGIDEPTLLRVPGSFELPVVAKVLAGRGYDAIVALGVIIRGGTPHFEYVSHGVTNGLTQVAVDTGVPVGFGVLTCDTEEQALDRAGIEGSNEDKGHEAVTAAVATAATLRSVSEPWR; from the coding sequence ATGAGCGGCAAGGGCGCACCCGAACTGTCCGTACGCAACTGCGGTGACCTGCGTGTGGCGGTCGTCGCCGCGCAGTGGCACGAGAAGGTCATGGACGGACTCGTCGACGGCGCGCTGCGCGCCCTGCACGAGCTGGGCATCGACGAGCCGACCCTGCTGAGGGTCCCCGGCAGCTTCGAGCTCCCGGTGGTCGCCAAGGTGCTGGCCGGCCGCGGCTACGATGCGATCGTCGCCCTCGGCGTGATCATCCGGGGCGGCACCCCGCACTTCGAATACGTGTCCCACGGCGTCACCAACGGCCTCACCCAGGTCGCTGTCGACACCGGTGTGCCCGTCGGCTTCGGCGTCCTCACCTGTGACACCGAGGAGCAGGCACTCGACCGCGCGGGCATCGAAGGGTCCAACGAGGACAAGGGGCACGAAGCGGTCACCGCCGCCGTCGCCACCGCGGCCACACTGCGCTCGGTCAGCGAACCCTGGCGCTGA
- a CDS encoding phosphoribosyl-ATP diphosphatase, protein MANKTFEELFAELQLKAADGDPSTSRTAELVDKGVHAIGKKVVEEAAEVWMAAEHESKDAAAEEISQLLYHVQVMMVARGISLDDVYAHL, encoded by the coding sequence ATGGCGAACAAAACCTTCGAAGAGCTCTTCGCCGAGCTGCAGCTCAAGGCCGCCGACGGCGACCCCTCCACCTCACGTACCGCCGAACTGGTGGACAAGGGTGTGCATGCCATCGGCAAGAAGGTCGTGGAGGAGGCCGCCGAAGTCTGGATGGCCGCCGAGCACGAGAGCAAGGACGCGGCGGCCGAGGAGATCTCCCAGCTGCTCTACCACGTCCAGGTGATGATGGTCGCGCGCGGAATCTCGCTCGACGACGTCTACGCCCATCTCTGA
- the hisG gene encoding ATP phosphoribosyltransferase — protein MLRIAVPNKGAISGPAMAMLHEAGYKQRKESKELVLVDPENQVEFFYLRPRDIAIYVSSGRLDIGITGRDLLLDSGAEAEEILQLGFARSTFRYATKPGTAAGPQDFDGLTIATSYEGIVAKHLAETGVNASVVHLDGAVETAIELGVAQIIADVVETGTSLRNAGLEVIGEPIMKSEAVVIRRTGAPDDEPKVQQFLRRLQGVLVARSYVMMDYDCRVEHLERAVALTPGLESPTISPLHHEGWVAVRSMVASKEAQRIMDDLYDLGARAILTTAIHACRL, from the coding sequence ATGCTGCGCATCGCCGTCCCCAACAAGGGTGCTATCTCCGGGCCTGCGATGGCGATGCTCCATGAGGCGGGCTACAAGCAGCGCAAGGAGTCCAAGGAGCTCGTCCTCGTCGACCCGGAGAACCAGGTGGAGTTCTTCTACCTGCGCCCGCGCGACATCGCGATCTACGTCAGCTCGGGCCGGCTCGACATCGGCATCACCGGCCGTGACCTGCTCCTGGACTCCGGCGCCGAGGCCGAGGAGATCCTCCAGCTCGGCTTCGCCCGCTCCACCTTCCGCTACGCCACCAAGCCCGGCACGGCCGCCGGCCCGCAGGACTTCGACGGGCTGACGATCGCCACCTCCTACGAGGGCATCGTCGCCAAGCACCTGGCCGAGACCGGGGTCAACGCCTCCGTCGTCCACCTGGACGGCGCCGTCGAGACCGCGATCGAGCTCGGCGTCGCACAGATCATCGCCGACGTCGTCGAGACCGGCACCAGCCTGCGCAACGCCGGCCTCGAAGTGATCGGTGAACCGATCATGAAGTCCGAAGCGGTCGTCATCCGCCGCACCGGCGCCCCGGACGACGAGCCCAAGGTCCAGCAGTTCCTGCGCCGCCTCCAGGGCGTCCTGGTCGCCCGCAGCTACGTGATGATGGACTACGACTGCCGCGTCGAGCACCTGGAGCGCGCGGTCGCCCTCACACCGGGCCTGGAGTCGCCGACCATCTCCCCGCTGCACCACGAGGGCTGGGTCGCCGTCCGCTCGATGGTCGCCTCCAAGGAGGCGCAGCGGATCATGGACGACCTGTACGACCTGGGCGCCCGCGCGATCCTCACCACCGCCATCCACGCCTGCCGGCTCTGA
- a CDS encoding PH domain-containing protein, whose amino-acid sequence MSAPAPRTGAPALPVTFRPTRTRVVLLSVGVMMFAVITVVAFTLEQLSTGERASFVFTALVFLGVLALLSRPKIVADDSGVTVVNLTRTRRLSWAEIVRVNLRVGDPWVFLDLSDGTSMPALGIQPGIAKEQAIRDARALRALAENHGAGTDNG is encoded by the coding sequence ATGTCAGCCCCCGCACCCCGGACCGGAGCCCCCGCCCTCCCGGTCACCTTCCGGCCGACCCGCACCCGGGTGGTCCTGCTGAGCGTCGGAGTGATGATGTTCGCCGTCATCACCGTCGTCGCCTTCACACTGGAGCAGCTCAGCACGGGGGAGCGGGCCAGCTTCGTCTTCACCGCGCTGGTCTTCCTCGGCGTCCTGGCCCTGCTCAGCCGGCCCAAGATCGTCGCGGACGACAGCGGGGTGACCGTGGTCAATCTCACCCGTACCAGGCGCCTGTCCTGGGCCGAGATCGTGCGCGTCAACCTGCGTGTCGGTGACCCGTGGGTCTTCCTCGACCTCAGCGACGGAACCAGCATGCCCGCCCTCGGCATCCAGCCCGGAATCGCCAAGGAGCAGGCCATCCGCGACGCCCGCGCACTGCGCGCCCTGGCCGAGAACCACGGCGCCGGCACGGACAACGGCTGA
- a CDS encoding hemolysin family protein, translating to MTTPLLLLSAAFLLILANGFFVAAEFGLVTVERADAERAAAEGDRRARTVVDALRELSFQLSGTQLGITITSLVVGMLAEPALAQLLESPLTLTGLPDGAVPGISVVIGMLLAAAVQMVIGELVPKNWAVSKPLQVARFVAGPQHRFTMVFRPVIGLLNTVANRLVRLLGVEPTDELASARTPGELVSLARHSAEAGTLEQDTADLFVRTLSLAGLTAQHVMTPRVKVSALQTSATAADVLNLTRATGLSRFPVYRERIDEVVGMIHLKDALAVPARDRLRTTAGRIAVPPLLVPETLPVEQLLQRLRKEQPIAVVVDEYGGTAGVVTLEDIIEELVGEVRDEHDAEGADRPELAPAAPEDGRPAWDAEGSCRVLTLRRIGLDVPDGPYETVAGLVADLLGRIPAPGDRAELPGWRISVRQVGHYRAEKVRFVRLAGAADQVTAEPAGRGVLEAAR from the coding sequence ATGACCACCCCCCTGCTGCTTCTCAGTGCGGCATTCCTTCTCATCCTCGCCAACGGATTCTTCGTGGCGGCCGAATTCGGGCTCGTCACCGTGGAACGGGCGGACGCCGAACGCGCCGCCGCCGAGGGCGACCGGCGGGCCCGTACCGTCGTCGACGCCCTGCGCGAACTCTCCTTCCAGCTCTCCGGCACCCAGCTCGGCATCACCATCACCTCACTGGTGGTCGGCATGCTCGCCGAGCCTGCGCTCGCCCAGCTGCTGGAGAGTCCGCTCACCCTGACCGGACTCCCCGACGGCGCCGTTCCCGGCATCAGCGTGGTGATCGGCATGCTCCTCGCGGCCGCCGTGCAGATGGTGATCGGCGAACTCGTACCGAAGAACTGGGCGGTCTCCAAGCCGCTCCAGGTCGCCCGGTTCGTCGCCGGTCCCCAGCACCGGTTCACCATGGTGTTCCGGCCGGTGATCGGCCTGCTGAACACCGTCGCCAACCGGCTGGTGCGGCTGCTCGGCGTGGAGCCGACCGATGAACTGGCCTCCGCCCGCACCCCGGGCGAGCTGGTCTCCCTGGCCAGGCACTCCGCCGAGGCCGGCACCCTCGAACAGGACACCGCGGACCTCTTCGTGCGGACCCTGTCGCTCGCCGGGCTCACCGCCCAGCACGTGATGACCCCGCGCGTGAAGGTCAGCGCCCTCCAGACGTCCGCCACCGCGGCCGACGTCCTCAACCTCACCCGCGCCACCGGCCTCTCCCGCTTCCCCGTCTACCGGGAGCGCATCGACGAGGTCGTCGGCATGATCCACCTCAAGGACGCGCTCGCGGTTCCCGCCAGGGACCGGCTGCGCACCACGGCCGGCCGGATCGCGGTGCCCCCGCTGCTGGTCCCGGAGACCCTGCCCGTCGAGCAGCTCCTCCAGCGGCTCCGCAAGGAGCAGCCGATCGCCGTGGTGGTCGACGAGTACGGCGGCACCGCCGGTGTCGTCACCCTCGAGGACATCATCGAGGAACTCGTCGGAGAGGTCAGGGACGAGCACGACGCCGAAGGCGCCGACCGCCCCGAACTGGCCCCCGCCGCCCCCGAGGACGGCCGGCCCGCCTGGGACGCCGAGGGCAGCTGCCGCGTCCTCACCCTGCGCCGGATAGGGCTCGACGTACCCGACGGACCGTACGAGACCGTGGCCGGTCTCGTCGCCGACCTGCTCGGCCGGATCCCCGCCCCGGGCGACCGGGCCGAACTGCCCGGCTGGCGGATCTCGGTCCGCCAGGTCGGCCACTACCGGGCCGAGAAGGTCCGCTTCGTGCGGCTTGCCGGGGCCGCCGACCAGGTCACCGCCGAACCGGCGGGCCGCGGCGTCCTGGAGGCGGCGCGATGA
- a CDS encoding hemolysin family protein — protein MSLVQLLFAGLLVLANGFFVGAEFALVSVRRSQIEPLAATGSGRARQVMYGLENLPQMMAAAQFGITVCSLTLGAVAEPTVAQLLEPVFHAVHLPEGLIHPLGYVLALVFVVFLHLVIGEMVPKNLAMADPEKTALWLSPGLVGFARLCRPVTSALGACARLVLRLFGVEPKDEVEAVFTSEQLNRLVEDSGQAGLLGPDAQERLEDALELGSRPVTDVLLRRANLVTVDPSVTPHRIEALTVRTGYSRFPVCAEGGGPFMGYLHVKDVLDLEDGERAVPQHVWRPMATVRAELPLDDALTVMRRAATHLAQVADASGRVLGLVAMEDVLEMLVGEVRDPAHRVSEPRRTGERKSGSDELTALVG, from the coding sequence ATGAGCCTGGTCCAGTTGCTCTTCGCCGGACTCCTGGTCCTCGCGAACGGCTTCTTCGTCGGCGCCGAGTTCGCACTCGTCTCCGTACGCCGCAGCCAGATCGAACCCCTCGCGGCAACCGGGTCCGGCCGGGCCCGCCAGGTGATGTACGGCCTGGAGAACCTGCCGCAGATGATGGCGGCCGCCCAGTTCGGCATCACCGTCTGCTCGCTGACCCTGGGCGCCGTCGCGGAGCCGACCGTCGCCCAGCTGCTGGAGCCGGTCTTCCACGCGGTGCACCTGCCCGAGGGTCTGATCCATCCCCTCGGCTACGTGCTGGCACTGGTCTTCGTCGTCTTCCTTCATCTCGTCATCGGCGAGATGGTCCCGAAGAACCTGGCGATGGCCGACCCGGAGAAGACCGCCCTGTGGCTCAGCCCCGGCCTGGTCGGCTTCGCCCGGCTCTGCCGCCCGGTCACCTCCGCGCTCGGCGCCTGCGCCCGGCTGGTGCTCCGGCTCTTCGGCGTCGAGCCGAAGGACGAGGTGGAGGCCGTCTTCACCAGCGAGCAGCTCAACCGGCTGGTCGAGGACTCCGGACAGGCCGGACTCCTGGGGCCCGACGCCCAGGAACGCCTGGAGGACGCGCTGGAGCTGGGCAGCAGGCCCGTCACCGATGTGCTGCTGCGCCGGGCGAACCTGGTGACGGTCGACCCGTCCGTCACCCCGCACCGGATCGAGGCGCTCACGGTGCGGACCGGCTACTCGCGGTTCCCCGTCTGCGCGGAGGGCGGTGGCCCGTTCATGGGCTACCTGCACGTCAAGGACGTCCTCGACCTGGAGGACGGTGAGCGGGCGGTCCCGCAGCACGTGTGGCGCCCGATGGCCACCGTACGGGCCGAGCTACCGCTGGACGACGCCCTGACCGTGATGCGCCGCGCCGCGACGCACCTGGCCCAGGTCGCCGACGCCTCGGGCCGGGTGCTCGGGCTGGTCGCCATGGAGGACGTCCTGGAGATGCTCGTCGGTGAGGTACGGGACCCGGCCCACCGGGTCTCGGAGCCGCGCCGCACCGGGGAGCGGAAGTCCGGCTCGGACGAACTGACGGCGCTGGTCGGCTGA